Genomic window (Mycoplasmopsis citelli):
AAAAAAACAAAATTTAAGTTAGATGTTTGAAACTTGAAATATTTATATGCGCAAGTAGCAGAATTAGAAAAACAATTCGAAGAATCAGTTTCTTATGATACCCTTCTTAAATATATTCAAGAAGAACAACAAAAAGCTAATAATATTTTTATTAAGGCTTCAGATGAAAACTTACCTTCAATTGATTATCAAAAATTAAATGGAGTAGTTTTTAAATTAAATGCCCAAGCAATTGTTAAGAATAGCTCAACCACTTAAACTAAATAATCAACTTTAAAATTAATAAAATTAAGAGAAATATTGATATAAACCCCGAAAGTTGGACAATAAAATCCAAACTTAAAGGCATAATATCATTAAATATGTTTTTTGTTAAATTAGAACGAGAAATTAAAATTCTTGTTCTTTTTTATTTTTTTTAAAATTTTTAATATTCTTTTATTTTAGATAGAGATAAAAGGCAACATTTATTTACTTAAAATTTATATTATTCCACAATTTTAGGACTAATTGTACAATTTAGAATATTTTTTTGTACATTAAAAAATAAATGTGAAAAAATTCCACTTATTTATATAATACACTTGTTATGAAAAGAAACAGAGTATTAAAAAATTTATTTATATTAGCAACCCCTTCTATTATTTCAATAGCTTCATTATCTTGTTCAACCCCTACTAAATCTCCTCAAAAGGACGGTGATTCTCAAGGAAATACTGTTAGTCAAATAACCCCTCCAACTCAAACTCAACCACCAAACCAACAAAGAAAACCTGACCCAACTCCACAACCTAAACCTGAAACCCCTCCTAAAGAAAATTCCAAACCAAACGAGGGAAATGGAAGCCCTAATCTAGGCACCGGTACTGGTACTGGTACCACACCTATATTATCTGAGTCATTTAAACAACTTAAAGCTGAAATTAAAAAGCTTTCACTTTATAACGATCAATACACCAAGGAAGTTTATGATCAATACTTTAAAAATCTAAAATCTCGTAAAGATTCATTTGTTAACGCAAAATATAGTGCTAAACAATTTGAAGATGATGCAAATCGTTTAGCAAAATACTATTTTGAAGCTCTGGAATTATCTGAAGCTTTAAAAACCAAAACCAATTCAGAAGTTAAAGCATATGTAGATTCGTTAAAATCACAAGGTGATTCAATTTTTAAAGTTGAAAACGGAGTTACAACAGTTAATGTTTTAGAAATTAATTCATTATTTAATAAATTAAATTTACAAAATTCTAAAAATGTTGAAGAAAAACAACCAAAACCAGAACCTGAAACTAAATCAGCTTCTGAAAGTGGAAAAGATAGTTCTTCAAAAGAAGGAACTCCTAGTTCTAACACAGATCCATCAACAGAATCTAGTGGAGATGATAAATCGATAGATGTTGGAACAAATTCAATGTCATCTAAAGAATCTGAGGGATCACCAGATATGAAAAATTCAAGCGAAAAAGAAAAGGTTATGAAAACTGATAAAGATCCTATGGAAAATTCTAGAACTCAAGGAATGAGTGGTGAAAATGGAGTATCAACAACAGGAACTAATCCAGATTCTATGTCTCAAGAATCCACTACTCAACCTTCATTTGTAAAAAACTTAACGCAAGGACTTAAGCGTTTGATAAGCTTAATTCCGGGACTTGGATGACTAACATCTAAATAAAAGAACTTAATTTTCATAAATAATGTAAAAATATCAAAGTTTTAACTTGATAATTAGCTTAATTAAATATAATTTTTTCTAAAAAAGAGCGAGAAATTGAAATTCTCGCTCTTTTTATTAATTAAATTATTCTGCTAAATTTCGTTTTTTATATTTATTGATTTTAAAAATAAACTCTTGTTTTTAAGAGTAGAAAATTAAATTATTCTGTGAAATTTTTAAAATTTACAATATTATTTTATTTTATATAGACACAAAAAACAAAAAATAACTTATTAAAATGTTATTTTATTCCACATTTTTAGGATTAATTTGGTAATTTAGAATATTTTTTAAAGCATTAAAAAATAAATGTGGAACAATGTGGAAAAAATTCCACTTATATATATATATATATAATGATACTATGAAAAGAAACAGATTATTAAAACATTTATTTATATTAGCAACTCCTGCTATTATTTCAATAGCTTCAGTATCTTGTTCAAGTCCAACAACCCCACCTCAAAAGGGCGATGGTTCTCAAGGAACCCCTGGTAATGAGACAACCCCTCCACCTAATAATGGGGAAGGACAACAACCACAACCTGGTACAGCTCCACAACCAGAAGTACAAAATCCTTCAGATCCAAATCCAGATCCAAATCCAGATGACCAAAAAGGAAAAGAAACCCCAGCTCCTAATCCAAGTACTGGAACTACCCCTTCATTATCTGCGTCATTTCAACAACTTAAAGCTGAAATTCAAAAACTTCCACTTTACAATGAACAATTTACAAAAGAAGATTATGCTCAATATTTTAAAAATCTAAAAGAAAGAAAAGCTTCATTTGTTAATTCTAAATATACTGATGAACAATTTGAAAAAGATATTGTTCGTTTGGAAAAATATTATTCTCAAGCTTTAGAATTATTAGAAATTTTAAAAACTAAAGGTGATGCAGAAGTTCAAGCATATCTAGATTCGTTAAAATCGCAAGGTGATTCAATTTTTAAAGTTGAAAACGGAGTTTCGTCAATTAATGTTTTAGAAATTAATTCATTACAAAGTAAATTAAATTCACAAAATTCTAAAAAGGTTGAAGAAAAACAAAATACACCAACAGATCAACCTAAAGAAAACACCAACCCAACCACACCATCAACTTCTGAAACTCCACCAAAAGCAGAAGGAGAAGCAGGATCATCATCAGGAACTGCAACCGATCCTAAAAAAGAAAATGAAGGTGGTGAAGAAGCGATGCCTTCGGATCAAGCAGCAGAAACTTCTACCGAAAAACCTTCATCAATGCCTCAAACAGGAGAAATGGGTCCAAAAGATACCACAGATTCAGCAGATTCAAGCAAAATGCAAGGTGGAAGTGAAAGCTCAGATCAAGGAACAATGAGTAATCAGCCTCAAAGCTCTCCATCAACAGGAGACAATGCAGATGCAAATATGAAAGCTCAAGATGGAACAAGTCATCAAGACATGACAGGTTCATCAAATACAACTGTAGATAATAATATGCATCAAAAAGATGCTTCTATGGATTCTACTACTAAAGAAACTTCTCCACAAGGAGGAATGGACAACGGAAATACAACTCAATCTGAACAAAAATCTTCAACAGATAGTATGGGTACAGAAGGCAAAAATGCTAAAGATACAATGGCAACTGAACCTTCAAGCGGAGATATGGGAACACAAAATCAACCTGCAGCTTCTCCTCAAAGAACTCCTTCTACTACTGGAGGTTCAACAGATGGTAAACAAGATTCATCAGCATCAGGAGGAGAGACTCCAGCTTCAGGATCTATAGATTCTTCTCCACAATCACCTAGCTCTCAACCTCAAAATGCTCCAATGACCTCAGGTGGAAATACTGATTCAATGGATGCTCAAACCGGAGGAGATGCATCTCAACCTACTAGTGGTACTGAAATGGCTGGGAATAGCGGGAATTAAATTATTAAAACAGCCAAGCCTAGTCTTTACTTCAAATTAATTTAGCTAATAAAAGAAAATATTTTTACCTCAACAAAGTTGAGGTAATTTTTATTTTTGTTAAAAATAAAAATTATTTAAAGCTAAGTAATTTTGAAAAAATCAATAATTTTTCCATGAAATTTATTTTAAATTATGGAAAAATAGCAAGAATTTCCACCACATTTTTAGAACGTGTTAGTTTTTTTACACATTAAAAAAATTTTCTGGAGGAAACTAATGAATGTTGAAATATTTGATATAGATGGTAAAAAAGTTCTTTATATTAAAGTACCTAGAGGAAAGTAAGTTTGTAGACACAATGGTAAGCTTTTTGACAGATATTATGAAGGAAATATTAACATCATAAGCAACTTGGAACTTGTATATAAATTATATGCAAGAAAGCAAGATACTTATTATGTAAATAAGGTTTTTCCTAATATTAAAATTGATCGCTTAGATTTAAGCTTAATTGATAAACTGAAAAAAGAAGCAGTTAATAGAAATGAAAATCATCCTTGAAAAAACATGAGTTATGAAGAATTTCTTCGAATTTTAAAACTAATTTTAGAACACCCACAAACAGGAAAATAAGGAATTACTTTAGCCGCTATTTTACTTTTTGGTAAAAAAGCAACAATTATGTCAGTACTTCCACAGTATAAAAATGATGCTATTTTTAGAGTTGTTAATAAAGATAGATATGATGATAGAGAAGTTATAACTACAAATTTAATTGAAAGTTATTATAAACTGATGGATTTTGGCAAAAAACATTTAAATGATTTATTTATTTTAGATGGAATTTTTAGAGTTGATGCTAGAAGTAAAATTTTAAGAGAAATAGTTTCAAATACTTTGGCTCATCGTGATTATTCAAGCGTATATCCAGTAAGAATGATTATTGATGATGAAAAAATAACTGTTGAAAATTCCGATTTATCACATTTAATGGGTCAATTGGATTTAAATAACTTTAAACCAATTGCTAAAGTATTTAGAGAAATAGGTTTTGCAGATGAACTTGGTTCAGGAATGAGAAACACTTATAAAAACACACGACTTTATTCTTGAGCTAATCCAATTTTTGAAGAAGGAGATGTTTTTACAATAATAATTCCATTGAAGAAAATAGCGACATTGAAGGTCGGAGAAAATGTCCCTCAAAAGAGAGAAATATATCTTATAGAACTTATAAAAGAAAAAATTAAAGAGAATAATAAAATAACGCGTCAAGAGATAGCGATTCATGCTGGCGTAACTGTTGAAACTATTTGAAGAATAATTAAAAAAATAGATAATTTAGAATATATAGGTAGTTCAAAAAAAGGATATTGAAAATTAAATGAATAAAATAGTGTTAAAAAAGAAAGTGGTTAGATATTATAACCACTTTTTATGATTGTTTTTGGAAAAATTAATTTTCGTTATTATATGGACGAAGATTTTCGATATTAGTTTCTACAATAACATTTTTACCAAAGGTCTCTACAATTACTTCGGCAATATTTGAATCTGAACTAATACTTTTAATAGTTCCTTCGGTTCCTTTATATGCGGTATCTTCAAATACTACTACATCGCCTTCTTTAAATGCAAAGTAATTTTTATCAGTTTCAAAGCGCTGTAAAGCTTCTTTTTCTTTTACTAGCGATTTTTTGATTTCTCGTTGAGTTACCGGAGTTGGTTTTGCTCCTTTACCCGAAGAACCAACAAGTCCAGTAACATATTGAGTGTTCCGAATCACATATCAAGCCTTATCGGTCATGTCCATTTTAATAAAAATATAACCTGGGTACATGTTTACTCACTTAATTTTATAAACTTCACCGTTTAATTTTTTAGCTAGTTCTTTAGCTGTTAAAGTTGGTTTTTTAAAAATTTTAAAAGCTCCATCTTCAGTAGCGCTAGAATCAAAATGCTGAGCCACTTCTTCTGCGATAATTCTGTTTTTAAGTGCTTCAACAACTAAATCTTCTTTTCCGGTAATAGTTGAAATCATATATCAATTAAATTTTTGCATGTTGCTCCTTTTTTAGGTTAAATGATTTGCGGTTCATATTTGAGTAAAAGCAAATGAAACAATAAATACAAATGCACCAATAACTAAAGTAAAAATCAATATTTTAATAAACGAATAAACATTATTTTTATTTGATGGCCATTTTACCCTTTTAATTTCTTTAATGATTTTTCTCATTCAATATCTTTTTGGCTTTACTGGTTTGATTTCTTTTTCTTCAACATCAAAAAGATTATTCATTTTTATACCTCTTCTTTATGCATTGTATGTTCGTTACACTGTGGACAAAATTTTTTTAAAATTACTCGTTGATCATTTCCGCTACTTTTAGTAGTGACGTAATTCTTTTTACGACACTTTTCACAGGCAATTGATATTTTACTTTTCATTGTTTATTTATTATAACACTTAAAAGCTAAAATGGGTCTTTAAATAATGCTTTATTTAAAGGTTTTAAAGGGCTTTTTTGTTAAAATAAATATACTATGAGTTTTTCAAAAGAATACGAAATTATTGTTATCGGTGGCGGACACGCTGGAGTTGAGGCCGCTTTTGCAAGTGCGAATAAAGGACATAAAACTGCACTTGTGCTTTTTGATAAAAGCAGAATTGCAATGATGCCTTGCAATCCCTCAATTGGTGGCCCAGCAAAAGGAATTATTACCCGAGAAATTGATGCCCTTGGAGGAGTTCAAGGATATTTTAGTGATTTAGCAATGATTCAAATTAAAATGCTCAATGAATCTAAAGGGCCTGCAGTGCGGGCAATTCGAGCTCAAATTGATAAAGATAAATA
Coding sequences:
- the nusG gene encoding transcription termination/antitermination protein NusG, giving the protein MQKFNWYMISTITGKEDLVVEALKNRIIAEEVAQHFDSSATEDGAFKIFKKPTLTAKELAKKLNGEVYKIKWVNMYPGYIFIKMDMTDKAWYVIRNTQYVTGLVGSSGKGAKPTPVTQREIKKSLVKEKEALQRFETDKNYFAFKEGDVVVFEDTAYKGTEGTIKSISSDSNIAEVIVETFGKNVIVETNIENLRPYNNEN
- the secE gene encoding preprotein translocase subunit SecE, whose protein sequence is MNNLFDVEEKEIKPVKPKRYWMRKIIKEIKRVKWPSNKNNVYSFIKILIFTLVIGAFVFIVSFAFTQIWTANHLT
- the rpmG gene encoding 50S ribosomal protein L33, with the translated sequence MKSKISIACEKCRKKNYVTTKSSGNDQRVILKKFCPQCNEHTMHKEEV